In Notamacropus eugenii isolate mMacEug1 chromosome 1, mMacEug1.pri_v2, whole genome shotgun sequence, one genomic interval encodes:
- the LOC140527549 gene encoding olfactory receptor 2AG1-like translates to MEPWNTTLENSFFLTGIIQDSKYPGLVCVTITLLYLVAVICNGLLLLLIAMDKKLHVPMYFLLSQLSLMDLLYTNVISPKTFVDYLSGQSYISFSGCGFQIFLILIIGGSEDTLLAFMSYDRYVAIRHPLKYMVFMRPKICWSMVATSWLLASMNALVHTIYTMHFPFCKNREIRHLLCEIPFFLKLACADTTKYQFMVYTMGVAFLLIPLSAILASYTLVLTAVFHMPSKQGRQKALLTCSSHLTVVGLYYGNVLLIYVLPSAYHSPQQDNIFSVFYTIITPALNPLIYSLRNQDVLGALKKLLGKGPSVPKL, encoded by the coding sequence ATGGAACCCTGGAATACCACTTTGGAAAATAGTTTCTTTCTCACTGGAATTATCCAGGACAGTAAGTACCCTGGACTGGTTTGTGTCACAATCACATTACTCTACCTGGTGGCTGTGATCTGCAATGGCCTCTTGCTCCTTTTGATTGCTATGGACAAGAAGCTCCATGTGCCTATGTACTTCTTGCTCAGTCAGCTCTCACTTATGGATCTGCTCTATACAAATGTCATTTCTCCCAAAACATTTGTGGATTACCTGAGTGGACAGAGCTACATCTCTTTTTCTGGCTGTGGATTTCAGATATTTCTGATACTGATAATTGGAGGATCTGAAGACACCCTGTTGGCTTTCATGTCATATGATCGCTATGTAGCCATTAGACATCCCCTGAAGTATATGGTCTTCATGAGACCAAAAATTTGCTGGTCTATGGTGGCCACATCCTGGCTTTTGGCATCCATGAATGCCCTTGTACACACCATATACACCATgcatttccctttctgtaaaaacAGGGAGATAAGACATCTGCTCTGTGAGATTCCTTTTTTCTTGAAGCTGGCATGTGCTGACACCACAAAGTACCAGTTCATGGTATACACAATGGGTGTGGCATTCCTCCTCATCCCCCTCTCTGCTATCCTTGCCTCCTATACACTAGTTTTGACTGCTGTGTTCCACATGCCCTCAAAACAGGGGAGACAGAAAGCTCTCCTTACCTGCTCATCTCATCTGACAGTGGTTGGGCtctattatggaaatgttctcTTGATTTATGTCCtgcccagtgcttatcacagccCTCAGCAGGATAATATCTTCTCTGTGTTCTATACCATTATTACTCCAGCCCTGAACCCCCTGATCTATAGCCTGAGGAACCAGGATGTACTGGGAGCCCTAAAGAAGTTGCTAGGGAAAGGCCCTTCAGTTCCAAAATTGTAG